In Astatotilapia calliptera chromosome 16, fAstCal1.2, whole genome shotgun sequence, one genomic interval encodes:
- the LOC113007399 gene encoding CASP8 and FADD-like apoptosis regulator isoform X1, with protein sequence MAVPDQFQLLAINEIAEALSSNERSRLFYLCESLDTDHSVACMKEMLRSKVTQHQNAHLFLAELMWRLGRLDILRKVCKVNRDDLERTRQMVPRFRVLMTELSEELDTEDLDSIKFLLNCKLSREKLEKTKSFLDIIVELEKLDSVSPERLDFVEDCLTNIGRIDLVKKLTTYKNSAGAPEQQRNLSLQQPRRISHVTQERRIVGVSPRSGACLEPSSESQPDCYKFNTNPRGHCVIIDCVGNDGEKLEQTFKALRFSVNLHQYLSSDEVFSALENILDKMEKLRNDSFVCCIISRGTESQLLGTDSTGNGFSINEVRRLFNANRCPLLAGKPKLFFIQRYNVPKLSLRPRMNPDDGHLETDGCDGAVTAAIPMDADVFWSHCWTDECQLEEEEHSSVYVKALTNALNKAQNRKIKIDDIQMEVNNVIFEHSRSNPQASYHLDVKHTLRRDLYLQ encoded by the exons ATGGCTGTTCCGGATCAATTTCAGCTACTTGCTATAAATGAAATCGCGGAAGCTCTCAGCAGCAATGAACGCAGTAGGCTCTTCTATTTATGTGAAAGCTTGGACACGGACCACAGTGTGGCTTGTATGAAGGAGATGCTCAGATCAAAAGTGACGCAGCATCAAAACGCTCACCTGTTTCTGGCAGAGCTCATGTGGCGTTTGGGGCGTTTGGATATCCTAAGGAAGGTGTGTAAAGTCAACAGGGATGACTTGGAGAGGACCAGACAAATGGTCCCACGTTTCAG AGTATTGATGACAGAACTAAGTGAGGAGCTGGACACTGAAGATTTGGACAGTATTAAATTCCTGTTAAACTGCAAATTATCTCGTGAAAAGCTTGAGAAGACAaag AGTTTTCTGGATATCATTGTTGAACTTGAAAAGCTGGATTCAGTCTCTCCAGAAAGACTTGACTTCGTAGAGGACTGCTTGACAAACATTGGCAGGATCGATCTAGTCAAAAAACTGACCACTTACAAGAATTCAG CTGGGGCACCTGAACAGCAGCGAAATTTGTCTCTGCAGCAACCCCGTAGAATTTCT CATGTTACACAAGAGCGCCGCATTG TAGGAGTGAGCCCACGATCAGGTGCCTGCCTAGAGCCGAGCTCTGAG AGTCAGCCAGATTGCTATAAATTTAACACTAATCCCAGAGGACACTGTGTGATCATAGACTGCGTGGGTAATGATGGAG AAAAATTGGAACAAACATTTAAGGCGCTTCGCTTCAGCGTGAATCTCCACCAGTATCTGAGTTCTGATGAGGTGTTTTCAGCTCTCGAAAATATTCTCGATAAGATGGAGAAACTCAGAAATGATAGCTTTGTGTGCTGCATCATTAGCCGTGGCACAGAAAGTCAACTTTTGGGCACAGATTCGACTGGCAATGGATTTTCTATCAACGAGGTCAGGCGTCTTTTCAATGCTAACAGATGCCCGTTGTTGGCGGGCAAGCCCAAACTTTTCTTCATCCAGAGATACAACGTACCTAAGTTGTCCCTGCGCCCCAGGATGAACCCGGACGATGGGCACCTCGAGACAGATGGCTGTGATGGGGCTGTCACAGCAGCTATTCCTATGGATGCAGATGTGTTCTGGAGTCACTGCTGGACAGATGAGTGTCAGCTGGAAGAAGAGGAACATAGCTCTGTGTATGTGAAGGCTCTGACAAATGCTTTAAACAAAGCCCAAAACAG GAAAATTAAGATTGATGATATTCAAATGGAGGTGAACAACGTCATCTTTGAACACAGCAGAAGTAATCCTCAAGCCAGCTACCACCTTGATGTAAAACACACCCTGAGGAGAGATCTGTACTTACaataa
- the LOC113007399 gene encoding CASP8 and FADD-like apoptosis regulator isoform X4, with protein sequence MWRLGRLDILRKVCKVNRDDLERTRQMVPRFRVLMTELSEELDTEDLDSIKFLLNCKLSREKLEKTKSFLDIIVELEKLDSVSPERLDFVEDCLTNIGRIDLVKKLTTYKNSAGAPEQQRNLSLQQPRRISHVTQERRIVGVSPRSGACLEPSSESQPDCYKFNTNPRGHCVIIDCVGNDGEKLEQTFKALRFSVNLHQYLSSDEVFSALENILDKMEKLRNDSFVCCIISRGTESQLLGTDSTGNGFSINEVRRLFNANRCPLLAGKPKLFFIQRYNVPKLSLRPRMNPDDGHLETDGCDGAVTAAIPMDADVFWSHCWTDECQLEEEEHSSVYVKALTNALNKAQNRKIKIDDIQMEVNNVIFEHSRSNPQASYHLDVKHTLRRDLYLQ encoded by the exons ATGTGGCGTTTGGGGCGTTTGGATATCCTAAGGAAGGTGTGTAAAGTCAACAGGGATGACTTGGAGAGGACCAGACAAATGGTCCCACGTTTCAG AGTATTGATGACAGAACTAAGTGAGGAGCTGGACACTGAAGATTTGGACAGTATTAAATTCCTGTTAAACTGCAAATTATCTCGTGAAAAGCTTGAGAAGACAaag AGTTTTCTGGATATCATTGTTGAACTTGAAAAGCTGGATTCAGTCTCTCCAGAAAGACTTGACTTCGTAGAGGACTGCTTGACAAACATTGGCAGGATCGATCTAGTCAAAAAACTGACCACTTACAAGAATTCAG CTGGGGCACCTGAACAGCAGCGAAATTTGTCTCTGCAGCAACCCCGTAGAATTTCT CATGTTACACAAGAGCGCCGCATTG TAGGAGTGAGCCCACGATCAGGTGCCTGCCTAGAGCCGAGCTCTGAG AGTCAGCCAGATTGCTATAAATTTAACACTAATCCCAGAGGACACTGTGTGATCATAGACTGCGTGGGTAATGATGGAG AAAAATTGGAACAAACATTTAAGGCGCTTCGCTTCAGCGTGAATCTCCACCAGTATCTGAGTTCTGATGAGGTGTTTTCAGCTCTCGAAAATATTCTCGATAAGATGGAGAAACTCAGAAATGATAGCTTTGTGTGCTGCATCATTAGCCGTGGCACAGAAAGTCAACTTTTGGGCACAGATTCGACTGGCAATGGATTTTCTATCAACGAGGTCAGGCGTCTTTTCAATGCTAACAGATGCCCGTTGTTGGCGGGCAAGCCCAAACTTTTCTTCATCCAGAGATACAACGTACCTAAGTTGTCCCTGCGCCCCAGGATGAACCCGGACGATGGGCACCTCGAGACAGATGGCTGTGATGGGGCTGTCACAGCAGCTATTCCTATGGATGCAGATGTGTTCTGGAGTCACTGCTGGACAGATGAGTGTCAGCTGGAAGAAGAGGAACATAGCTCTGTGTATGTGAAGGCTCTGACAAATGCTTTAAACAAAGCCCAAAACAG GAAAATTAAGATTGATGATATTCAAATGGAGGTGAACAACGTCATCTTTGAACACAGCAGAAGTAATCCTCAAGCCAGCTACCACCTTGATGTAAAACACACCCTGAGGAGAGATCTGTACTTACaataa
- the LOC113007399 gene encoding CASP8 and FADD-like apoptosis regulator isoform X3, which yields MISPHCNDGAEAQRDTIGQAERNSVSFELMWRLGRLDILRKVCKVNRDDLERTRQMVPRFRVLMTELSEELDTEDLDSIKFLLNCKLSREKLEKTKSFLDIIVELEKLDSVSPERLDFVEDCLTNIGRIDLVKKLTTYKNSAGAPEQQRNLSLQQPRRISHVTQERRIVGVSPRSGACLEPSSESQPDCYKFNTNPRGHCVIIDCVGNDGEKLEQTFKALRFSVNLHQYLSSDEVFSALENILDKMEKLRNDSFVCCIISRGTESQLLGTDSTGNGFSINEVRRLFNANRCPLLAGKPKLFFIQRYNVPKLSLRPRMNPDDGHLETDGCDGAVTAAIPMDADVFWSHCWTDECQLEEEEHSSVYVKALTNALNKAQNRKIKIDDIQMEVNNVIFEHSRSNPQASYHLDVKHTLRRDLYLQ from the exons ATGATCTCTCCACACTGCAATGATGGTGCTGAGGCACAGCGAGACACGATTGGCCAGGCTGAGCGGAACTCAGTGAGCTTTG AGCTCATGTGGCGTTTGGGGCGTTTGGATATCCTAAGGAAGGTGTGTAAAGTCAACAGGGATGACTTGGAGAGGACCAGACAAATGGTCCCACGTTTCAG AGTATTGATGACAGAACTAAGTGAGGAGCTGGACACTGAAGATTTGGACAGTATTAAATTCCTGTTAAACTGCAAATTATCTCGTGAAAAGCTTGAGAAGACAaag AGTTTTCTGGATATCATTGTTGAACTTGAAAAGCTGGATTCAGTCTCTCCAGAAAGACTTGACTTCGTAGAGGACTGCTTGACAAACATTGGCAGGATCGATCTAGTCAAAAAACTGACCACTTACAAGAATTCAG CTGGGGCACCTGAACAGCAGCGAAATTTGTCTCTGCAGCAACCCCGTAGAATTTCT CATGTTACACAAGAGCGCCGCATTG TAGGAGTGAGCCCACGATCAGGTGCCTGCCTAGAGCCGAGCTCTGAG AGTCAGCCAGATTGCTATAAATTTAACACTAATCCCAGAGGACACTGTGTGATCATAGACTGCGTGGGTAATGATGGAG AAAAATTGGAACAAACATTTAAGGCGCTTCGCTTCAGCGTGAATCTCCACCAGTATCTGAGTTCTGATGAGGTGTTTTCAGCTCTCGAAAATATTCTCGATAAGATGGAGAAACTCAGAAATGATAGCTTTGTGTGCTGCATCATTAGCCGTGGCACAGAAAGTCAACTTTTGGGCACAGATTCGACTGGCAATGGATTTTCTATCAACGAGGTCAGGCGTCTTTTCAATGCTAACAGATGCCCGTTGTTGGCGGGCAAGCCCAAACTTTTCTTCATCCAGAGATACAACGTACCTAAGTTGTCCCTGCGCCCCAGGATGAACCCGGACGATGGGCACCTCGAGACAGATGGCTGTGATGGGGCTGTCACAGCAGCTATTCCTATGGATGCAGATGTGTTCTGGAGTCACTGCTGGACAGATGAGTGTCAGCTGGAAGAAGAGGAACATAGCTCTGTGTATGTGAAGGCTCTGACAAATGCTTTAAACAAAGCCCAAAACAG GAAAATTAAGATTGATGATATTCAAATGGAGGTGAACAACGTCATCTTTGAACACAGCAGAAGTAATCCTCAAGCCAGCTACCACCTTGATGTAAAACACACCCTGAGGAGAGATCTGTACTTACaataa
- the LOC113007399 gene encoding CASP8 and FADD-like apoptosis regulator isoform X2 codes for MAVPDQFQLLAINEIAEALSSNERSRLFYLCESLDTDHSVACMKEMLRSKVTQHQNAHLFLAELMWRLGRLDILRKVCKVNRDDLERTRQMVPRFRVLMTELSEELDTEDLDSIKFLLNCKLSREKLEKTKSFLDIIVELEKLDSVSPERLDFVEDCLTNIGRIDLVKKLTTYKNSAGAPEQQRNLSLQQPRRISHVTQERRIGVSPRSGACLEPSSESQPDCYKFNTNPRGHCVIIDCVGNDGEKLEQTFKALRFSVNLHQYLSSDEVFSALENILDKMEKLRNDSFVCCIISRGTESQLLGTDSTGNGFSINEVRRLFNANRCPLLAGKPKLFFIQRYNVPKLSLRPRMNPDDGHLETDGCDGAVTAAIPMDADVFWSHCWTDECQLEEEEHSSVYVKALTNALNKAQNRKIKIDDIQMEVNNVIFEHSRSNPQASYHLDVKHTLRRDLYLQ; via the exons ATGGCTGTTCCGGATCAATTTCAGCTACTTGCTATAAATGAAATCGCGGAAGCTCTCAGCAGCAATGAACGCAGTAGGCTCTTCTATTTATGTGAAAGCTTGGACACGGACCACAGTGTGGCTTGTATGAAGGAGATGCTCAGATCAAAAGTGACGCAGCATCAAAACGCTCACCTGTTTCTGGCAGAGCTCATGTGGCGTTTGGGGCGTTTGGATATCCTAAGGAAGGTGTGTAAAGTCAACAGGGATGACTTGGAGAGGACCAGACAAATGGTCCCACGTTTCAG AGTATTGATGACAGAACTAAGTGAGGAGCTGGACACTGAAGATTTGGACAGTATTAAATTCCTGTTAAACTGCAAATTATCTCGTGAAAAGCTTGAGAAGACAaag AGTTTTCTGGATATCATTGTTGAACTTGAAAAGCTGGATTCAGTCTCTCCAGAAAGACTTGACTTCGTAGAGGACTGCTTGACAAACATTGGCAGGATCGATCTAGTCAAAAAACTGACCACTTACAAGAATTCAG CTGGGGCACCTGAACAGCAGCGAAATTTGTCTCTGCAGCAACCCCGTAGAATTTCT CATGTTACACAAGAGCGCCGCATTG GAGTGAGCCCACGATCAGGTGCCTGCCTAGAGCCGAGCTCTGAG AGTCAGCCAGATTGCTATAAATTTAACACTAATCCCAGAGGACACTGTGTGATCATAGACTGCGTGGGTAATGATGGAG AAAAATTGGAACAAACATTTAAGGCGCTTCGCTTCAGCGTGAATCTCCACCAGTATCTGAGTTCTGATGAGGTGTTTTCAGCTCTCGAAAATATTCTCGATAAGATGGAGAAACTCAGAAATGATAGCTTTGTGTGCTGCATCATTAGCCGTGGCACAGAAAGTCAACTTTTGGGCACAGATTCGACTGGCAATGGATTTTCTATCAACGAGGTCAGGCGTCTTTTCAATGCTAACAGATGCCCGTTGTTGGCGGGCAAGCCCAAACTTTTCTTCATCCAGAGATACAACGTACCTAAGTTGTCCCTGCGCCCCAGGATGAACCCGGACGATGGGCACCTCGAGACAGATGGCTGTGATGGGGCTGTCACAGCAGCTATTCCTATGGATGCAGATGTGTTCTGGAGTCACTGCTGGACAGATGAGTGTCAGCTGGAAGAAGAGGAACATAGCTCTGTGTATGTGAAGGCTCTGACAAATGCTTTAAACAAAGCCCAAAACAG GAAAATTAAGATTGATGATATTCAAATGGAGGTGAACAACGTCATCTTTGAACACAGCAGAAGTAATCCTCAAGCCAGCTACCACCTTGATGTAAAACACACCCTGAGGAGAGATCTGTACTTACaataa